The genomic stretch CGCCGGAGCAGGTCTTTGCTATCTGTTCTTCGACCAGAGACCGGGCAGGGGTCCGGCCGTTCACCGGCGAACTGCAGGAGGAGGTGGAACACCGCTACGAGGCACTGAGCGCCGACGGTTTCCGGGTTCTTGCGGTTGCCTGCCGGCAAACCGGAGATGCAAAGGCGGTCTATACGCCCGACGACGAGAAGGACCTGGTCTTGCTTGGCTTTGTGGCCTTCATCGACCCACCGAAGGAGAAGGCGCGGGAGTCGCTCCAGCGGCTTGTCAGCGACGGGGTTGACCTGAAGATCGTCACCGGGGATAACGAGCAGGTCACAAGGAAGATCTGCCGCGACCTGGACTTCCCGGTGCGCCGGTCCCTGACCGGTGCCGAGATCACCCACATGACCGATGAGGCGCTTGCGCGGGTGGTCGACGAGACCACGATCTTTGCCCGGGTGACGCCCATCCAGAAGGACCAGATCATCCGGGCGCTGATGAGAAACAACCACATCGTCGGTTTTCTGGGAGACGGGATCAACGATGCTCCGGCCCTGCGGACCGCCGACGTCGGTATTTCGGTCGATACGGCGGTGGATATTGCAAAGGAGTCTGCAGACATCGTCCTCCTTGAAAAAGACCTTCAGGTCCTCGGGGACGGCGTCATGGAGGGGCGCAGGACGTTCGGGAACACGATGAAGTACCTCATGATGGGGACGAGTTCGAACTTCGGCAATATGTTCAGCGTCGCAGGAGCGTCGCTGTTCCTGCCTTTCCTGCCGATGCTCCCGATCCAGATCCTCCTCAACAACCTCCTCTACGACCTCTCCGAGTCGACGATCCCGACCGACCGGGTCGACGACGAGTACATATCCCGCCCGAGGCGCTGGGACATCCACTTCATCAGGGACTTCATCCTCGTCTTCGGCCCCATCAGCTCGCTCTTCGACTTCATCACCTTCGGTGTCCTCCTGCTGGTCTTTCATGCAACGGCCCCTCTCTTCCAGACCGCGTGGTTCATCGAGTCGATTGTCACCCAGACCCTGATCATCTTCATCATCAGGACGCGGATGAGCCCGTTCTACCGGAGCAGACCGAGCTGGCAGCTGGCCCTCAGCACCGTCGCGGTCGTCGCCGCCGCCCTCGTGGTGCCCTTCCTCTCCCTGGGGGCAGCCTTCGGCTTTGTTCCGCTGCCTCCGCACTTCTACCTGGTCCTCGCCGGGCTGGTGGTGGGTTACCTTGCGGTGGTCGAGGTGGTGAAGACTAGGTTCTTTGCCGGGCGGTTGTGAATGAGCCGGCGCCATTCATCCGGATGTTACCGTATCACACTGAATCATCGTATTATGATACAGTAAATCATCTATCGTAGTATTCCTCCCTGTTACAGAAGTTTACAGTAACTATGGATCTCGATCACCTCCTCGCCCTCATCCGGGGTGGAGAGTCAGAGCGGGTTGAGTTCAAGAGGGCGCCCTCAAGGACACTCCACCATGAGGTTGCCGCGTTTGCCGATTCGGAAGGAGGTGCAGGGGCTCACGTCCGTTACGTGACGGTTCGATGATCCCGGGCCGGGATGCCGCCGCAGAGGCGGGTTGCGATGGCCCGCAGGATGATGGAGCATGCCGACCGTTGTAATGACCGGTCCGGAGGATAGGCCCTGAGCGACACCCCGGATTACTCTATCCCCAGATCCCTTCAGCGCTTTATGGGTCACGAACTCGCCCCGCCGGATCTCATCGAGCGATGCCCGGATACCGGTGAGTATCCCCGGACACCTCCCGTCCCTGTTTCGCTCAAGGAGTGTTCTCCGCGCATCTCTCGAACGGGGAAGCATCCCTGCCGTCCGGTTCGAAATGAGCAGCCTTTTATCCGATTAACCGGGATATTCTCTTCTATGGCAGGTGCGGATACCGAGGGCGGGGTCTCGGAGGTGGTGAGTACGATCCTGATGGTGGCGGTCGTGGTCATCCTCGCGGCGATCGTGGCATCGATGGTCTTCGGGATCGGGCTCCCGGAGGAGCCGAAGACCGTCATGGTGACGGCGACACGGTCCGGGGAGAACGTCACATTCATGGTGCACGGCGGGATGAACATGGACCGAGTCACGGAGATCCGGTGCTGGATCGGCGGGGTTGGGGAGGGGAACGTGAACTTCAAACTCGACGTCCGGGCCGGGGCGACCAATACATCCAGCATCCCGGACGCGACGCGGGTTGTTATCGTCGGGACGTCTGGTGATAACAAGTCGTGGATACTGCTTGATAAGACGCTCTAATGCGCCGGGCGGTCTGCCTCTACAGGCGGAGCCGCCGGTCTCGTATTCCGGTGGAGGGGCCTCGATTGTCCGGGTCCCGGCACGGGTTCGAGGGCATGAGCATCAGCGATATCTCACAGGTTATCATAGGCATTCTTTCGATGATCGAGATCGACCGCCATAATAACGAGTTGCCGATGCTCAGATGCCAGGATAACCCGGTGCGTCCCTATTCGCAGGGAGAATAGCGGTAAGTTCGTCAGGCGCTTCACCTGCAGGTGAGGGTATTCTTCTTCAGCCAGCAGTTCAAGTACCCTGACGATCCGGGCCGCAGTCTCCTTTGGGAGGCGCTTTAATTTACGCTGGGCTCTTTTCGAGTAGATGAGCGTGTACCTCACTCAATCCCCAGATCCCGCTTCAACTCCTCGTGCGTCACAAACTCGCCCCGCCTGATCTCATCGAGCGACGCCTGGATGTCGGCAATCGTCTCAGGGCTCAGGGGCTCGGGGTCCTCGCTCTGGTCCATCAGCCGGCGGACTATGGTTCGGTATGGTTCTCTGGGGTAGCGGCGCAGGCGGTTCAGCCGGTCCCGGTTGGATCTGGTGATCTCGATCGTGGCCATCCCCTTGTTCGGTCACTTGTTTTTCAGCCTCTTCGAGCACAGGCCCAGGCAGATTCTGTTCCTCTGCCTCGTCTAGAATGCGGCGAAACCCGCCCCCCTGCTCGATCGGATCCTCTCCCCGGTCTGTCAAACAGGGGCCGCTCCCCCCTCACAGCGGGAAGATCGCGTACTGGATGTACCAGATATACTACACCACCGGTATCCAGAAGTGATAGCCCTCCCAGCAACTCGTCGCGAACCGGAAGTCGACGACGACCTCCCACGCAAGCGGGAAGAGCCTTCACCAACCATTGTAAATATGATCAGCACTTACAGTATTGTCATGGCTGCAACCAAGCGGATACCGGTCTCAGAAGGTGTATGGGAGGACATCTCCGATCTCAAGCGCCCGGGACAGACGTTCGATGATCTCCTTTCCCACATGGTGGAACTGGAGAAAAAGCGCCGGTTCATCGAGGATATGGATCGTATCGAGGCGGAGGGGGATTTTGTGGAGCTGAATTTTGACGTTCCGGATACTGATTAACCGCAAGGCCCTTGAGAGTATCCAGAGTTTCCGCCCGAAGAGCCGGCGGATCGTCATGGAGAAACTGAAGACGCTTCAAGAAGATCCGTTCCCCGGTGGCGGAAGCGATAAGGAACGTCTGTATGTTCAGGGACGGGAGGACACTTATCGCCTTCATATAAGCCATACCTTCACGGCATTCTATCGCATTCATGAGGCAGAGCAGGAGGTTCATGTTCTCGCCGTGATGCCGATCGAGCGAGCGCACAAGCGGTATGGGCGTTTCTAACCCCTCCGAGGTCAACTGTTAACGCTATCGTACAACTATTCAGCCTGACTGCGATGTTGTAAAATCACGTGAACCACCCCCCGACTTTGCACAGGGGGTCTTTCCGCTCTGCCGTTCGCGCCTCCGGTGCTCAAGCTCCACCCCCGCAAAGGCACGACGGGGAAGCGGGGAGCGCATCACTCCTCACCTCCCGTCTCTTCCTCGTAGTCGTCGTATTCATCCTCAGCGCCCTCGGTCTCCAGGACGTACCCCGCGACGGCGAGGATGACCGGCACCCCGACCGGGACGGCAAACCCCGCCGGGCCGTACAGGGTGGGGCCGTACCCGGGGTTGCGACGAACCTACAAACGTCAACTCCCTGCCCTTCAGAGCGGGAAGATCGCGTACTGGATGTACCAGACGTACTCCACCACCGGTATCCAGAAGTGGTAGCCCTCCCAGCAACTCGTAGCGAACCGGAAGTCGACGACAAGTTCCCAGGCAAGCGGGAAGAGCATCAGCACCGCGCCGGCGTAGGCGAGGAGGCGGGGGGAGGCGCGTTTTGCGAGGAGCGACTGGCCGCAGGGCAGGAGCGTGAGCACCGTTAGGTGCGAAGACGGCGACA from Methanoculleus chikugoensis encodes the following:
- the mgtA gene encoding magnesium-translocating P-type ATPase, with the protein product MRTEDLLTMTANDCLAHLGSSPSGLSTAEAALRQRRYGMNEIAEARRYRGLIAFLGHLKNPLVIILVIAAIVSAFVGEIVEAAIILVIVVLSVTLDFFQEYRAESAVNLLKQKITRTATTLRDGERREIRMTELVPGDVIDLTAGNIVPADARVLAARDFFINQSALTGEPFPVEKTADPLPAADADRTVWNNYLFLGTSVVSGHATAVVAMTGKNTEYGHIAEALAARPPETEFERGLRHFGYLIMRTTFLLVLIVFLVNAVFKHGVLESLLFAVALAVGLTPELLPMILSLNLAKGAIAMSEKGVLVKHPEAIQNFGSMDVLCTDKTGTLTENAISLVLHTDPEGHDDETVLLFSYLNSLNQTGLKSPLDEAILAYRDIPVEGYRKIDEIPFDFVRKRASVTVEKDGKRFLVTKGAPEQVFAICSSTRDRAGVRPFTGELQEEVEHRYEALSADGFRVLAVACRQTGDAKAVYTPDDEKDLVLLGFVAFIDPPKEKARESLQRLVSDGVDLKIVTGDNEQVTRKICRDLDFPVRRSLTGAEITHMTDEALARVVDETTIFARVTPIQKDQIIRALMRNNHIVGFLGDGINDAPALRTADVGISVDTAVDIAKESADIVLLEKDLQVLGDGVMEGRRTFGNTMKYLMMGTSSNFGNMFSVAGASLFLPFLPMLPIQILLNNLLYDLSESTIPTDRVDDEYISRPRRWDIHFIRDFILVFGPISSLFDFITFGVLLLVFHATAPLFQTAWFIESIVTQTLIIFIIRTRMSPFYRSRPSWQLALSTVAVVAAALVVPFLSLGAAFGFVPLPPHFYLVLAGLVVGYLAVVEVVKTRFFAGRL
- a CDS encoding AlbA family DNA-binding domain-containing protein yields the protein MDLDHLLALIRGGESERVEFKRAPSRTLHHEVAAFADSEGGAGAHVRYVTVR
- a CDS encoding type IV pilin; the encoded protein is MAGADTEGGVSEVVSTILMVAVVVILAAIVASMVFGIGLPEEPKTVMVTATRSGENVTFMVHGGMNMDRVTEIRCWIGGVGEGNVNFKLDVRAGATNTSSIPDATRVVIVGTSGDNKSWILLDKTL
- a CDS encoding type II toxin-antitoxin system RelE family toxin, whose translation is MRYTLIYSKRAQRKLKRLPKETAARIVRVLELLAEEEYPHLQVKRLTNLPLFSLRIGTHRVILASEHRQLVIMAVDLDHRKNAYDNL